The sequence below is a genomic window from Uranotaenia lowii strain MFRU-FL chromosome 2, ASM2978415v1, whole genome shotgun sequence.
CGCCAGAACAGTACGTGAGTCCGTCCATATGACCCttcgtgaaatttttaaagagtGCGTTTCAAgcaagtttttcgattgacgaCTTCCGATTATTGCTGCCTGTAGCTCAAGACGAGGAATCGATAGAGTCTTAAGTGGAGCAACTTTAGATTTTGCGGatattaaaatacattttactACTCCGCCAACTTCAGCTCTTAAATAGGATGCACAAGCGTACGCCAACTCACTCGCATCCACGAAAACGTGTAGTTGTATCGATCCAAGTTCATCTATCGCACTTTTACCAAAATATGGTCTTGGAATTCTAACATCTTTCAGCTTTGGGAAGAGAGAAATCCATTGAGCCCATCGGATTTGTAAATTCTCAGAAATAGGCTCGTCCCAAGATTTATGATTCCGCCAAATATCCTGGACCAGGATCTTGCCGTGGATGATAAAATGAGCAAGTAAGCCCAAAGGATCGTACAAGCTCATTACGATGCTTAACACTTCTCGCTTCGTCGGATTTTCAGGAATGTGTTTAAAGTCTGAAGAGTAAGTGAACGCATCTTCTTCTCGCAACCACAACATTCCCAGAACTCGTTTGGCTTCGCTTGAGGAAGCTTTTCGATCTTCCACGTCAAAGGATTTAACAGTTGACGGATCCGTTTCCCCTACGGCCTGCAGCACAAGATCCGAGTTCGATGACCAAGAGTGGAACTCAAACCCGGCTTGCGAATGGATAAATTTCACTTCTAACGATCTTTTTATTGCTTCGGCTTCGTCATCAAAACTTTGAAGGTAATCATCCATATAGTGGTGATGTAAAATGGATTCGACTGCCTCGGGAAATTCCGTAGCAAACTCTCTCGCGTTGATGTTTTTTACATGCTGTACAGAGCACGGCGAGCTAGTTGACCCAAAGGTGGCTACAGTCATGAAGAATGTTTTTGGTTGTTCAGACGGTTCATTTCGCCAAAGGATCCGTTGCGCCTGTACGTCAGCTTCGCGGATCAACACCCGGTGAAACATTTCACGTATATCGGCGGAAACAGCCACTTTCCGCTCCCGGAATCCAGTCAAAATCTTTGGTAACGACATCAATTGGTCAGGACCTTTGATCAGCATAGAATTCAAGCACACTCCGTCAACTTTGGCCGCCGCATCGCAGAAAatccgaattttgccaggtttcttGGGATTAATTACGACTCCCAAGGGCAGGTACCAGATCCGACGGGGGTCGGTATGCTGTAGTTCCACTTCCGTTGCTTCTCTCAAATATCCTTTTTCcaaatattctgaaatctgaCGTCTAACGCTGCCTCCAACCACAGCATCAGCTGACATGCGTTTCTCCAAACAAATTAAGCGTTTGAACGCCATGGCGTAACTGTCGGGGAATTCGAATACGTCGTACCGCCACAGAAGACCCGTCTCGAATCTGCGACCTACTCGCTTCGTTGTTGCTTCGAGGATTACGCGGGCTCGTTGATTTTCGATAGATTCGGGTCCATCTCGAATAGAAACGCCTAAATTTTCTACAGCGAACGATCGTTTGATTATATCATGCAATTCTTCCAGTTTCGAAGAACATTGGCAGATGTGCATGCTGAACGCGGAGCCCATAATCGTGTTCTCAGAAATCGGACCGTGGATTGACCATCCGAGTCGTGTTTTTGTAGCGATAGGATCATTTGTTTTACCTTCTCTTCTACGGAGCGCTACAGCCAAGTGCGCGTTGTCGTTTCCTATTAGGATATGCGGAGTCACATCATTATAATCGCTCACCGGAAGTCCTGAAAGGTGAGGGTATCTGGCAGCTAACCGTTGGTAGTGTAGAGATTGAGATGGAAGAGAGAGATTCTGCACTGTCCGAACGTTAGAAAGCGAATACTTTTGCGATCGTCCTTCTCCGGCTATGTCGAAATTTACCCATTTGGAACCGACCTCGTCTCGAGTAACATCCGCCGTCCAAGTCAAGCATAACACTCCGCTTTCGCCTTCTAACCCCAACTGATTTGCAATCTTTTCTTCTAACAGAGTCAGAGAGGACCCATCGTCGTAGAAGGCATAGACTTTCACCGAACGACCTCTGCTGGATAATGTCACGGGAAGAATGCGGAATAACGAAGATTGGCTTCCGTGGCGATGATTGTTCACCATGCCGGATGAACTTCCCGATGATTGATTAGCTTTCGGTCCATGTAGAAGTGGATGGTGTTTATAGCTGCACCCCTCTACTCCGCAAGCTTTCTTAAGCTTACACGGTCTTCGCCCGTGCTGGAACAAGCAGGTTCGGCAAAGCGAAATACAGTGTACGACTGTCCATCGCTCCTCTAAAttctttttcagaaattctGAACAGTCTTGAACCCTGTGTTCGGACTTGAAGCAAATCTTGCACCATTTCGTACTATCAGAGCTCGACTCGTTCCGGTGCCACTCATTAGAGTGATGATTTACTTCGTCAGTAGTGTGCGTATGTAAAAAACCTCTGTCTTTTTGCTTATCGAGTTTCGAATTACGGTTATCAGGTTTTTCTCCCACGTTTATTGTGACTGCCGTTGCCGCCTTGACCAAAACTGACATGAACGTCGCGAAAACTCGCAAATCatcttccaaaaattgttcCTTATACAATGCCCAATCGAGCTTCATTTGGTCCGGCAATTTATCTACAAGCTTGTGGATTAAAGTCGGGTTGTTCATATGTGCAAAGTGCTGCCCAACCGCAAGATGGTCCACTAAATTTTGCACGGTCATTCCGAAAGTAATAAGCGTATCAAGTCTCCCTGGTTTCGGGCCTGGAGTATTTTTCactttgtttatcaatgcgaagaTCAGGATTTCGGGTCGGCCATATAATATTTTCAAGGTCTCCATGACCAATGGAACAGAATTCGGGAGCAGCAATTTACTTCTAACAGCCTCTAGAGCGGGACCTCGTAGACAACGTTGCAACCGAGTTAAGTTATCAGCATCCGAATAACCGCAGGCTTGCGTCGTATTAAAGAACATTCTCGAAAACAGCGGCCAATCTTCGGGGTCCCCGGAAAACATCGGTAGATCTTTGGCCATAAGCTGACGTGCGGCTATCTGACTGTGGCTCGGAGTGGTGTAATTCTCATACGGATTCAACATCGGGTTGGGTAGTGTCGCACCTGGCGCGAGCATCGCGGAAACCGGGACACTGTCAGCGAACGTATGCTGAGTTTGGAAATTATTGGCAGTACTCATTGTTGCCGGATGGGGTACTGACGGAATATACACGGGGTACGCAGAAGTAGCTACAACAGGAGGCACTGAGCCTGAGCTAACCATAAATGAAGGGAGTGTCGCGGGGGTCACGATAGGTTGCGTCATTGAGGGCAAACCGATCGGCCCAGTTAGTGAATGCGGCGGCCCTTGACCCGTGGTAGTTATCGGATTAGTTTTAGGAATAGCGCCAGTCGACATCAATGAAACTCTAAGAGAGTTACTCGCATAAGTGTTTACAACATCCATTGATGAACTCATCTGGCGGCTAGTAGAGTAAGGAAGTTGCGTACCTGGTAGTTGTTGAGCACTCTCAAAAACAGGCGCAGTTACCAAGGTGCTCGATTGCTTCGAGACGGCAGGTTCAGCATTGTTTGAACCACCAACCGGTAAATCGTCACATACGTTATTGGTCCTTACCGGGGCGACTTTTTCTTGGGCTTGCGGGACCATAGTTGAGTTCACAGCGCTGCCCAGAAGTCGGTTCACCTTCCACTGGATGATCCGACTAGAATTACTTTGATTCGATTTTCGGCTCTGTCTATCTTCGTCGTCGTCTGCTTCTTCTTCAAGAACGCGGTATTTTTCTTGGATGAATTTCTTCTCCAAATCAAGCTTTCGCTGTTCGAGATCAAGCTGCTTTTCTTGGAGGGCTTTCATCTCCTCTAATTTTTGAAGTCGTAGCCTCATCAATGTTCCGGCTGACTTAATCGAGTTTTTCGCGCTGCTAATGGATTTCGGTGAAGGCActattgtgttttgtttttcctgGGGCGTCGCCGTGCATCGAGGACATATAAAGTCTTTCTCAGAGATACTATCTCCTACGCCCACGCACTCGTAGTGCCACCACGAGTCGCATTTGTCGCACGCTACCATACGGTTGTTATCCGGAAGATTGCAGCCGGCTCCGCAGCTGTGACCGGGTTCCTTTTGAATATCTGTCGACATTGCAATGTAGCCTAATCTTTTAGATTTGTTGAGGTGAAGTTTCGGAGGTTCTTTTGAGCAATCCGGAAATTTGTAGCACTGCTAAAAGCTATTATATTTATCATTAATCATGGGCAAAACTTGTTGTATAATGTTCACTTACATTAGCTAACCTCAATGCTTTCGGTCCTCAACAATCTTGATATATGTATATTGCAAATCTTATGGTCGTACGAAAGATAATATCTGTGTAAATAATGTATGGATGTTAAATCaagtaaataataataatagttttccTACTCACTATcgtaaataaatcaataaactgGAATATGAAAGATGATTCGATAAGGGGATAAATTACACTTTCGTACAAATATCTCGCTGCTTAACAATTCACATGGTCTTGTTTCCTAGCACAAATGTCATCCTCGTTGACGTCTTTCGTCATCTGCTCGCTGTCACAACCGCTAACGTCAGTGTTCAACCGACCAGGATTCTGGTGTTGCTGTAGGGGGGCGGTCAAAGTAGCGGTaacagtcaattttgtcaatttggtcaattttgtcaattttgtcaattttgtcaattttgtcaattttgtcaattttgtcaattttgtcaattttgtcaattttgtcaaatttgtaaattttgtcaattttgtcaattttgtcaatttagtcaatttggtcaattttgtcaatttggtcaattttgtcaattttgtcaattttgtcaattttttcaattttgtcaattttgtcaattttgtcaattttgtcaattttgtcaattttgtcaattttgtcaattttgtcaattttgtcaattttgtcaattttgtcaattttgtcaattttgtcaattttgtcaattttgtcaattttgtcaattttgtcaatttt
It includes:
- the LOC129749323 gene encoding uncharacterized protein LOC129749323, with the protein product MSTDIQKEPGHSCGAGCNLPDNNRMVACDKCDSWWHYECVGVGDSISEKDFICPRCTATPQEKQNTIVPSPKSISSAKNSIKSAGTLMRLRLQKLEEMKALQEKQLDLEQRKLDLEKKFIQEKYRVLEEEADDDEDRQSRKSNQSNSSRIIQWKVNRLLGSAVNSTMVPQAQEKVAPVRTNNVCDDLPVGGSNNAEPAVSKQSSTLVTAPVFESAQQLPGTQLPYSTSRQMSSSMDVVNTYASNSLRVSLMSTGAIPKTNPITTTGQGPPHSLTGPIGLPSMTQPIVTPATLPSFMVSSGSVPPVVATSAYPVYIPSVPHPATMSTANNFQTQHTFADSVPVSAMLAPGATLPNPMLNPYENYTTPSHSQIAARQLMAKDLPMFSGDPEDWPLFSRMFFNTTQACGYSDADNLTRLQRCLRGPALEAVRSKLLLPNSVPLVMETLKILYGRPEILIFALINKVKNTPGPKPGRLDTLITFGMTVQNLVDHLAVGQHFAHMNNPTLIHKLVDKLPDQMKLDWALYKEQFLEDDLRVFATFMSVLVKAATAVTINVGEKPDNRNSKLDKQKDRGFLHTHTTDEVNHHSNEWHRNESSSDSTKWCKICFKSEHRVQDCSEFLKKNLEERWTVVHCISLCRTCLFQHGRRPCKLKKACGVEGCSYKHHPLLHGPKANQSSGSSSGMVNNHRHGSQSSLFRILPVTLSSRGRSVKVYAFYDDGSSLTLLEEKIANQLGLEGESGVLCLTWTADVTRDEVGSKWVNFDIAGEGRSQKYSLSNVRTVQNLSLPSQSLHYQRLAARYPHLSGLPVSDYNDVTPHILIGNDNAHLAVALRRREGKTNDPIATKTRLGWSIHGPISENTIMGSAFSMHICQCSSKLEELHDIIKRSFAVENLGVSIRDGPESIENQRARVILEATTKRVGRRFETGLLWRYDVFEFPDSYAMAFKRLICLEKRMSADAVVGGSVRRQISEYLEKGYLREATEVELQHTDPRRIWYLPLGVVINPKKPGKIRIFCDAAAKVDGVCLNSMLIKGPDQLMSLPKILTGFRERKVAVSADIREMFHRVLIREADVQAQRILWRNEPSEQPKTFFMTVATFGSTSSPCSVQHVKNINAREFATEFPEAVESILHHHYMDDYLQSFDDEAEAIKRSLEVKFIHSQAGFEFHSWSSNSDLVLQAVGETDPSTVKSFDVEDRKASSSEAKRVLGMLWLREEDAFTYSSDFKHIPENPTKREVLSIVMSLYDPLGLLAHFIIHGKILVQDIWRNHKSWDEPISENLQIRWAQWISLFPKLKDVRIPRPYFGKSAIDELGSIQLHVFVDASELAYACASYLRAEVGGVVKCILISAKSKVAPLKTLSIPRLELQAAIIGSRQSKNLLETHSLKISRRVIWTDSRTVLAWINSDSRKYNQFVSCRIGEILESTEAFEWKWVPSKLNVADEATKWSTGPDLSSEGRWFNGPSFLYEPEDRWPFHQNECFETGEELRQVKCNVLNVHRAIDRAPLLIKWENFSQWNRLIHSIGYVYRYSHNRVNTWKNLARRNGNLQQAELESAEKLLFRTMQSEAYAEEIRKLQQIDSPTEQRRLKRTSPLSKLSPFIDEDGILRVESRISAAAFVSYDTRNPIILPREHYATKLIVLWYHKKYLHCNTNTVVNEIRQRFHVSRIKTLVRIVEKQCTHCRVYKASPNVPRMSPLPAARLRAFYRPFSFVGLDYFGPMQVRVGRSTVKRWVALFTCLTIRAVHLEVVHSLTTTSCKMAMRRFVARRGSPVEIYSDNGTNFLGAKNDLVEECKTINTELATTFTNTVTKWYFNPPSAPHMGGAWERLVRSVKTAFFAITTSRTPNEETFSTVLVEAEAVVNSRPLTFISLENDSQEALTPNHFLLLSSTGIGQPHMKFVESRLALRDDWNHNRHLVDIFWHRWVKEYLPIIARRTKWFEETKPLEPGTLVVIIDESIRNGWTRGRVLDVVKGADGRVRRATVQTSKGLIIRPVAKLAVLDVGKTSEDHLSYEGEDVTATLTAPLQQHQNPGRLNTDVSGCDSEQMTKDVNEDDICARKQDHVNC